The genomic stretch GCCGTTCGGGGTGCTGCACGGCACCTGCCAGGGTGGCATCCCGACCGGGCTGCACGCGGCCGATTCCCTGGCCGCCACGCTGCGCGGCAAGACCCCCAAGCCGTTCCGGTTCGGATACATCCATCAGCCCGTCAGCCTCGGGCGGAAGGACGCGGTCATCCAGTTCACCCGGCCGGACGACAGCCCGCGCCGGTGGTTCCTGACCGGGCGGGCGGCGGTCGCGTACAAGGAGACGGTGTCCAGCAGCCCGATCACGACGTTCAGGCTGCTCAAGCGCGGTCTGGTGCCCGTCTGGGCGTTCGCGCTGACGGCCGGGCTCGCATGATCGACAAAGCGCGGCGGACGAGCCGGTGATCTCGCCCGCCGCGCCCCCACGTCATTTCTTGGTGACCGCCTGACTGACGGCGTTCGGGCCGTCGTACTCGCGGTCCGGCATGGACTCCAGGGCCTTGACGATGTCGTTTCCCGCTCCGTGGTCGCGGGCGGCCTTGACCAGATCGTCCTTGCTGGCGGGGTAGTTCACGCCGCTCAGGCATTTCTGCAGGTCGATCGGATTCGGTGCTGTACTCATGAGTGCCTGCTGCCCCCCGTTCACGAGACGTAACGGCGGGCCCGTGAGCCGGCCTGCGAGTCCTCCAGGCTGGCCAGCCTGGCCTCCACCCGCGGCGGCACGCGCCGCCGCTCGGCCAGCACCCACGGCAGGCCGCGCAGCGCGTCGAGCGCGGCCAGCGCCGAGACCCGGTCCCGCGGCACGGTCCTCGCCAGGTGCATGGTGCGCCGCAGGGCGGCGCCCACCGGCCGCCGCAGCCACGTGAACCACAACGTGTTACGCAGCCCGACGCGGCGCCTGGCGTGCGCGTCCCGGCTCCGCGACGCCTGATGGTGCACAGTCAGCTGCTCCAGGTAGCACAGCTCC from Nonomuraea polychroma encodes the following:
- a CDS encoding DUF2795 domain-containing protein; translated protein: MSTAPNPIDLQKCLSGVNYPASKDDLVKAARDHGAGNDIVKALESMPDREYDGPNAVSQAVTKK